The Carassius gibelio isolate Cgi1373 ecotype wild population from Czech Republic chromosome B14, carGib1.2-hapl.c, whole genome shotgun sequence genome has a segment encoding these proteins:
- the zdhhc9 gene encoding palmitoyltransferase ZDHHC9, which translates to MSAVMITRKVSQKWEKLPGKNTFCCDGRVMMARQKGVFYLTLFLIIGTCSLFFAFECPYLAVHLSPAIPVFAVLLFVFVVAMLLRTSFSDPGVLPRALPEEANFIEMEIEAANGNVMAGQRPPPRIKNVQINNQIVKLKYCYTCKIFRPPRASHCSICDNCVDRFDHHCPWVGNCVGKRNYRYFYLFTLSLSLLTIYIFAFDIVHVVLRSVDSGFLSTIKETPGTVLEVLVCFFTLWSVVGLTGFHTYLISLNQTTNEDIKGSWSGKNRVQNPYSHKNIIKNCCEVLCGPNYPSVLDRRGVMLEDSTSPAPPAASAASTHKSSNPVSQTTKSSAPLILNEHTPDEAKPSIGADPQKSTSSPKEEKPPSPTSPNAVAPAVIKESAH; encoded by the exons ATGTCTGCTGTGATGATAACGCGGAAGGTCTCTCAAAAATGGGAGAAACTACCTGGGAAAAACACCTTCTGCTGCGATGGACGGGTTATGATGGCTAGGCAGAAAGGAGTATTTTACCTGACCCTGTTTCTTATCATTGGAACCTGCTCTCTGTTCTTCGCCTTTGA GTGCCCGTACCTGGCAGTGCACCTGTCTCCTGCCATCCCTGTGTTTGCAGTGTTGCTCTTCGTCTTTGTCGTGGCCATGCTGCTCCGAACCAGCTTCAGTGACCCAGGGGTGCTGCCACGGGCTCTGCCGGAGGAGGCCAACTTCATTGAGATGGAGATCG AAGCGGCCAATGGGAATGTCATGGCTGGACAGCGGCCTCCGCCCCGCATCAAGAACGTGCAAATTAACAACCAGATCGTCAAGCTGAAGTACTGCTACACCTGCAAGATCTTCAGACCCCCACGTGCTTCCCATTGCAGTATCTGCGACAACTGTGTGG ACCGGTTTGACCATCACTGTCCCTGGGTCGGAAACTGTGTTGGAAAGAGGAATTACAGATACTTCTACTTGTTCACACTCTCGCTGTCCCTACTTACCATCTACATCTTCGCCTTCGACATCGTCCATGTGGTTCTCC GTTCAGTGGACTCCGGGTTTCTGAGTACCATTAAAGAAACTCCCGGA ACTGTGTTGGAGGTTCTGGTGTGTTTTTTCACGCTCTGGTCTGTGGTAGGATTGACTGGTTTCCACACCTACTTGATCTCCCTCAACCAGACCACCAATGAGGAC ATCAAAGGCTCGTGGTCTGGAAAGAACCGTGTGCAGAACCCTTATAGCCATAAGAACATCATCAAGAACTGCTGTGAGGTTCTGTGTGGCCCTAATTACCCCAG TGTGTTGGACAGAAGAGGGGTGATGCTGGAAGACTCGACTAGCCCCGCCCCCCCTGCTGCGTCTGCTGCTTCCACCCATAAGAGCAGCAACCCTGTTTCACAAACCACA AAATCCTCAGCTCCCCTGATTCTCAATGAACATACCCCCGATGAAGCCAAGCCAAGCATTGGTGCAGACCCCCAGAAGAGCACCAGCTCCCCTAAAGAAGAGAAACCCCCCTCGCCAACATCCCCTAATGCTGTCGCCCCTGCAGTCATCAAAGAGTCGGCCCACTAG
- the LOC127970954 gene encoding malignant T-cell-amplified sequence 1-like — MFKKFDEKENVSNCIQLKTSVIKGIKNQLLDQFPQIDDWLNQILPKKDPVKIVRCHEHIEILTLNGELLFFRQREGPFYPTLRLLHKYPFILPHQQVDKGAIKFVLSGANIMCPGLTSPGAKLYPAETDTVVAIMAEGKQHALCVGVMKMSAHDIEKVNKGIGIENVHYLNDGLWHMKTYK, encoded by the exons ATGTTTAAAAA ATttgatgaaaaagaaaatgtttctaACTGTATTCAACTGAAGACGTCTGTTATTAAGGGTATAAAGAATCAGCTGTTAGATCAGTTTCCCCAAATCGATGACTGGCTCAACCAGATACTTCCCAAAAAGGACCCTGTCAAAATCGTGAGATG TCATGAGCATATTGAAATTCTTACGTTAAATGGAGAGCTGCTCTTcttcagacagagagagggacCCTTCTACCCCACCCTGAGACTTCTACACAAAT ATCCCTTCATTCTGCCACACCAACAGGTAGATAAAGGAGCCATCAAATTTGTTCTGAGTGGTGCCAATATCATGTGCCCAGGCCTCACATCACCGGGAGCCAAACTCTACCCTGCTGAAACAGACACAGTAGTT GCTATAATGGCAGAAGGGAAGCAGCATGCTCTTTGTGTGGGAGTCATGAAGATGTCTGCACATGACAT AGAGAAAGTAAACAAGGGAATTGGAATCGAGAACGTTCACTATCTGAATGATGGACTGTGGCACATGAAGACGTATAAGTAA
- the sash3 gene encoding SAM and SH3 domain-containing protein 3 isoform X1, whose translation MLRRKPSNASEKEQTQVQKKKLTLQRSSSFKDFMKPKPSSPVVSSEPTLDETQLEGAPPEDSGKSNGKLGKKWRNVITRTMTRKTSKMVQKALAEEGNESGEDGSMSPMSPMSSDWTPDLTGNRISVCSNSSEDTMHSPLTRQLSGCADRQSLDSGFSQRDSMRLEDSNYTGPFCGRALVHTDFTPSPYDMESLKLQKGDIIQIIEKPPVGTWTGKLNNKVGSFKFIYVTILPDEETPPKRKRSRSQGRKNKPKPQTLEEVLERMGLTELGSLLSMHGFQSLEDFRGLKESHLNELNITDPEQRAKILKAAELLHDSEDESDAEEQKTEMPRDSGCYESTENLTNGREEPPEPETDPDTETKLNAIQEQLEEMKVEESPESQTE comes from the exons CTGACTCTGCAAAGGTCCAGCAGCTTCAAAGACTTCATGAAGCCGAAGCCGTCCTCACCCGTAGTGAGCTCTGAGCCTACACTGGATGAAACA CAGCTGGAGGGTGCACCACCGGAGGATTCGGGGAAAAGTAACGGGAAACTGGGAAAGAAATGGAGAAATGTCATAACTCGCACAATGACCCGTAAAACTTCCAAGATGGTACAGAAAGCCCTTGCGGAGGAGGGG AATGAGAGTGGGGAGGACGGCTCTATGTCTCCAATGTCTCCAATGTCAAGTGACTGGACGCCAGATCTCACCGGGAACAGAATATCTGTGTGCTCCAACAGCTCAGAGGACACAATGCACAGCCCTCTCACGCGCCAGCTCTCTGGAT GTGCTGACAGGCAGAGTCTGGACAGTGGCTTCAGCCAGAGAGACAGCATGAGACTGGAGGACAGCAACTACACAGGGCCCTTCTGCGGCAGAGCCCTCGTCCACACTGACTTCACCCCCAGCCCTTATGACATGGAATCCCTCAAACTACAG AAAGGAGACATCATCCAGATCATTGAGAAGCCACCAGTGGGCACCTGGACTGGTAAACTCAACAACAAAGTGGGCTCTTTTAAATTCATCTACGTCACAATACTACCAGATGAGGAAACACCACCAAAGAGGAAGCGAAGCCGGAGTCAAGGACGCAAGAACAAGCCCAAACCACAAACCTTGGAGGAAGTTCTGGAGAGAATGGGCCTAACT GAGCTGGGATCTCTCCTGTCCATGCACGGCTTCCAGAGTTTGGAGGATTTCAGAGGTCTGAAGGAGTCCCACCTGAACGAACTGAACATTACAGACCCTGAGCAACGTGCGAAGATACTGAAAGCAGCAGAATTGCTTCATGACT CGGAGGACGAATCTGATGCAGAGGAGCAAAAGACTGAAATGCCACGGGACTCGGGTTGTTACGAAAGCACAGAGAACCTGACAAACGGACGCGAAGAGCCCCCGGAGCCAGAGACTGATCCGGACACAGAAACAAAGCTCAATGCAATTCAGGAACAACTGGAGGAGATGAAGGTAGAGGAGAGTCCTGAGAGCCAAACCGAGTGA
- the sash3 gene encoding SAM and SH3 domain-containing protein 3 isoform X2 — protein MLRRKPSNASEKEQTQVQKKKLTLQRSSSFKDFMKPKPSSPVVSSEPTLDETLEGAPPEDSGKSNGKLGKKWRNVITRTMTRKTSKMVQKALAEEGNESGEDGSMSPMSPMSSDWTPDLTGNRISVCSNSSEDTMHSPLTRQLSGCADRQSLDSGFSQRDSMRLEDSNYTGPFCGRALVHTDFTPSPYDMESLKLQKGDIIQIIEKPPVGTWTGKLNNKVGSFKFIYVTILPDEETPPKRKRSRSQGRKNKPKPQTLEEVLERMGLTELGSLLSMHGFQSLEDFRGLKESHLNELNITDPEQRAKILKAAELLHDSEDESDAEEQKTEMPRDSGCYESTENLTNGREEPPEPETDPDTETKLNAIQEQLEEMKVEESPESQTE, from the exons CTGACTCTGCAAAGGTCCAGCAGCTTCAAAGACTTCATGAAGCCGAAGCCGTCCTCACCCGTAGTGAGCTCTGAGCCTACACTGGATGAAACA CTGGAGGGTGCACCACCGGAGGATTCGGGGAAAAGTAACGGGAAACTGGGAAAGAAATGGAGAAATGTCATAACTCGCACAATGACCCGTAAAACTTCCAAGATGGTACAGAAAGCCCTTGCGGAGGAGGGG AATGAGAGTGGGGAGGACGGCTCTATGTCTCCAATGTCTCCAATGTCAAGTGACTGGACGCCAGATCTCACCGGGAACAGAATATCTGTGTGCTCCAACAGCTCAGAGGACACAATGCACAGCCCTCTCACGCGCCAGCTCTCTGGAT GTGCTGACAGGCAGAGTCTGGACAGTGGCTTCAGCCAGAGAGACAGCATGAGACTGGAGGACAGCAACTACACAGGGCCCTTCTGCGGCAGAGCCCTCGTCCACACTGACTTCACCCCCAGCCCTTATGACATGGAATCCCTCAAACTACAG AAAGGAGACATCATCCAGATCATTGAGAAGCCACCAGTGGGCACCTGGACTGGTAAACTCAACAACAAAGTGGGCTCTTTTAAATTCATCTACGTCACAATACTACCAGATGAGGAAACACCACCAAAGAGGAAGCGAAGCCGGAGTCAAGGACGCAAGAACAAGCCCAAACCACAAACCTTGGAGGAAGTTCTGGAGAGAATGGGCCTAACT GAGCTGGGATCTCTCCTGTCCATGCACGGCTTCCAGAGTTTGGAGGATTTCAGAGGTCTGAAGGAGTCCCACCTGAACGAACTGAACATTACAGACCCTGAGCAACGTGCGAAGATACTGAAAGCAGCAGAATTGCTTCATGACT CGGAGGACGAATCTGATGCAGAGGAGCAAAAGACTGAAATGCCACGGGACTCGGGTTGTTACGAAAGCACAGAGAACCTGACAAACGGACGCGAAGAGCCCCCGGAGCCAGAGACTGATCCGGACACAGAAACAAAGCTCAATGCAATTCAGGAACAACTGGAGGAGATGAAGGTAGAGGAGAGTCCTGAGAGCCAAACCGAGTGA
- the LOC127971964 gene encoding C1GALT1-specific chaperone 1 — translation MMSEGSSFMKGMILGGIFCLVISFFETFNSGTHSEGHKHLHHHLKPLSKDELQKLSESQMSDLPLQVRVYCLIMVTPKLLVHWATANDTWSKHCDKSVFYTSESSKALEAVDLQEQDEWARLRKAIKHAYENAGDLRWFFVARPTTFAIIENLKYLVLDKDPSQPFYIGHTEKSGELDYVEYDSGIVLSYESMRRLIEMFKDEDRCPERGHALWKTPEEKQLATCLQYSGVFAENGEDAQGKGLFNKKSVSSLISDSMGQNPADVVEACCPDMAITFAGMSPSQMQVLMYGVYRLRPYGHDFHDSLTFLPPKNSDND, via the coding sequence ATGATGTCTGAGGGCAGTTCATTTATGAAAGGCATGATCCTAGGGGGCATATTCTGCCTGGTGATCTCTTTCTTTGAGACCTTTAATTCAGGAACCCACTCAGAAGGTCACAAGCATCTCCACCATCATCTGAAACCTCTCAGCAAAGATGAACTACAAAAGTTATCAGAGTCTCAGATGTCTGACTTGCCCCTCCAGGTCCGAGTGTACTGTCTCATCATGGTCACTCCAAAGCTACTGGTCCACTGGGCGACAGCCAATGACACTTGGAGCAAACACTGCGACAAATCTGTCTTCTACACGTCCGAATCGTCCAAAGCTCTAGAGGCGGTTGACCTACAGGAGCAGGATGAGTGGGCTAGGCTACGCAAAGCCATCAAACACGCCTATGAGAATGCTGGAGACCTACGCTGGTTCTTCGTGGCCCGGCCTACTACATTCGCAATTATAGAGAACCTCAAGTATTTGGTGTTGGATAAAGATCCAAGCCAGCCGTTTTACATAGGCCACACAGAAAAATCTGGAGAGCTGGATTACGTGGAGTATGACAGCGGGATCGTGCTGAGCTATGAATCTATGAGGAGACTGATAGAGATGTTCAAAGATGAGGACAGATGCCCGGAGCGAGGACATGCCTTGTGGAAGACACCCGAAGAAAAGCAGCTTGCCACCTGTCTGCAATACAGCGGGGTGTTTGCTGAAAACGGAGAGGATGCACAAGGCAAAGGGCTTTTTAACAAGAAGAGCGTCAGCTCCTTGATTTCTGACAGCATGGGCCAAAACCCAGCTGATGTCGTGGAGGCCTGTTGTCCTGACATGGCCATCACGTTCGCTGGCATGTCTCCAAGCCAGATGCAGGTTTTGATGTACGGCGTCTACAGACTCCGACCATATGGACACGATTTTCATGATTCCTTGACATTTCTGCCTCCTAAAAACTCTGATAATGACTGA